A single region of the bacterium genome encodes:
- the ftsX gene encoding permease-like cell division protein FtsX, with product MSQEASTRQPAETEAARRALRARGWPWARGEALRDAIGGLRRNGLMAVAATTTIAIALMVAGGGVLASVNLAHLASVLESQVEIVGLFRRDLTLQQQHRVLAAAKDLPGVRAAELVGRAEALRRLQKTYGSLASVGSHLKRNPLPDSIEVRASGAGQVRAVAASLERIAGVEEVLYGTPVVDRIVALTRAVRITGAALAGALFAAALLIVLNTIRLTIAARRQEIEIMTLVGATPGFIRGPFVLEGVLQGAAAALAATAVLVAVYAYLAVQIAGSLPFLPVLPPRDALPGALAVVWLLGIAVGIAGSEIGMRRYLRA from the coding sequence ATGAGTCAAGAGGCCTCTACCAGACAGCCCGCTGAGACGGAGGCCGCCCGTCGCGCGCTCCGGGCGCGCGGGTGGCCCTGGGCGCGGGGGGAAGCCCTGCGCGATGCTATCGGCGGCCTGCGCCGCAACGGCCTGATGGCCGTGGCTGCGACCACCACCATCGCCATCGCGCTTATGGTAGCCGGAGGCGGCGTCCTGGCGTCTGTCAACCTGGCGCACCTGGCCTCCGTCCTTGAGTCGCAGGTCGAGATAGTGGGGCTCTTCCGGAGGGATCTCACCCTCCAGCAACAGCACCGCGTGCTGGCCGCTGCCAAGGATCTACCAGGGGTTCGCGCCGCCGAGCTGGTCGGGCGCGCCGAAGCCCTGCGGCGGTTACAGAAGACCTACGGATCGCTGGCTTCGGTGGGCTCGCACCTCAAGAGGAACCCGTTGCCGGATTCGATCGAGGTTCGCGCCAGCGGCGCCGGGCAGGTACGCGCGGTCGCCGCTTCGCTGGAGCGGATTGCGGGCGTCGAGGAGGTGCTGTACGGGACGCCGGTGGTGGATCGAATCGTGGCGCTGACGCGCGCCGTCCGGATCACCGGAGCCGCCTTGGCCGGGGCGCTGTTCGCCGCGGCGCTGCTGATTGTCCTGAACACGATCCGGCTGACGATCGCGGCCAGGCGTCAGGAGATCGAGATCATGACGCTGGTGGGCGCCACGCCGGGATTCATCCGGGGCCCGTTCGTTCTGGAAGGCGTGTTGCAGGGAGCCGCCGCGGCCCTGGCGGCAACCGCGGTTCTGGTAGCGGTCTACGCCTACCTGGCGGTCCAGATCGCGGGCTCACTGCCGTTCCTGCCGGTTCTGCCGCCCCGCGACGCTCTGCCGGGAGCCTTGGCCGTGGTTTGGTTACTGGGCATTGCCGTCGGGATAGCGGGAAGCGAGATAGGCATGCGTAGGTACCTCCGGGCATGA
- the ftsE gene encoding cell division ATP-binding protein FtsE, which yields MINLDGVGKRYPTGVVALQDVSLRIERGEFVFLVGPTGSGKSTVLRLIQRIERPTAGGVEVDGLDLCSLPDSQVPLLRRRLGVVFQEFKLLSDRSVADNVAFALRVTETDRVEIAPRVRWALETVGMAHRADDPPARLSGGEQQRVCLARAIVTRPPIVLADEPTGNLDPEAAWEIMQLLGAVNLRGTTVLMTTHNSTLVDVLRRRVVELHAGRVMRDESRGLYQTAR from the coding sequence ATGATCAACCTCGACGGCGTCGGAAAGCGATATCCCACCGGCGTGGTCGCCCTGCAGGATGTCTCACTGCGGATAGAGCGCGGTGAGTTCGTATTTCTGGTGGGTCCCACGGGCAGCGGGAAGTCCACAGTTCTCAGGCTCATCCAGCGGATCGAGCGTCCCACGGCCGGGGGGGTGGAGGTGGACGGGCTAGACCTCTGCTCGCTACCCGACTCCCAGGTGCCCTTACTGCGACGCAGGTTGGGCGTCGTCTTTCAGGAGTTCAAGCTGCTGTCCGACCGTTCCGTGGCCGACAACGTGGCGTTCGCGCTGCGGGTTACCGAAACCGACCGGGTGGAGATCGCGCCGCGCGTCCGGTGGGCGCTGGAGACCGTTGGTATGGCCCACCGTGCGGACGACCCGCCGGCCAGACTCTCGGGGGGAGAGCAGCAGCGCGTCTGTCTGGCCCGTGCGATCGTAACACGGCCGCCGATAGTGTTGGCGGACGAGCCCACCGGCAACCTTGATCCCGAGGCGGCCTGGGAGATCATGCAGCTCCTCGGCGCCGTCAATCTGCGAGGGACGACCGTCTTGATGACCACCCACAACAGCACGCTAGTGGACGTGCTGCGACGGCGCGTGGTCGAGTTGCACGCCGGTCGTGTCATGCGCGATGAGTCAAGAGGCCTCTACCAGACAGCCCGCTGA
- the surE gene encoding 5'/3'-nucleotidase SurE, which produces MRILLTNDDGIHSPGLHALAEAFAPHHETVVVAPEHERSATGHAVTLHKPLRAWRSGVFPEGVTAWATNGTPADCVILGVLDLLGWRPDVVVSGINVGPNLGRDLTYSGTVSGAMEGAIMGIPSVAVSVAAFVEVRFEVAAGFAERLSRLVVERALPADALINVNVPNLPPERLRGVAVTRQGSRRYLSQLERRTDPRGRPYYWLAGEPGPLGDEEGTDSWAVKAGYISVTPIHLNMTSERLLGDLAAWDLTVS; this is translated from the coding sequence ATGCGGATCCTGCTCACCAACGACGACGGAATCCACTCACCGGGCCTGCACGCCCTGGCCGAGGCCTTTGCGCCACATCACGAGACCGTGGTTGTGGCCCCTGAGCACGAGCGCAGCGCCACCGGGCACGCGGTCACGCTGCACAAGCCGCTGCGCGCCTGGCGCTCAGGGGTTTTTCCGGAAGGGGTGACCGCCTGGGCAACCAACGGCACGCCCGCGGACTGCGTAATACTCGGCGTGCTCGATCTCCTGGGCTGGAGGCCGGACGTGGTGGTCTCGGGCATAAACGTCGGTCCAAACCTGGGCCGCGACCTCACCTATTCAGGCACCGTTTCCGGCGCGATGGAAGGCGCGATCATGGGGATTCCCAGCGTGGCGGTCTCGGTGGCGGCCTTCGTGGAAGTCCGGTTCGAGGTGGCCGCCGGGTTCGCCGAACGGCTGTCGCGGCTGGTCGTGGAACGCGCGCTGCCCGCGGATGCGCTGATCAACGTGAACGTACCGAACCTCCCGCCGGAACGGCTGAGAGGGGTGGCGGTTACCCGTCAGGGTTCGCGTCGCTACCTATCGCAACTGGAGAGGCGCACGGACCCGCGAGGGAGGCCGTACTACTGGCTGGCCGGGGAGCCCGGACCCCTGGGCGATGAGGAAGGGACGGACAGTTGGGCGGTGAAGGCCGGGTACATCTCGGTGACGCCGATCCACCTCAACATGACAAGCGAGCGCCTGCTGGGGGATCTCGCGGCCTGGGACCTAACCGTGTCCTGA
- the amrB gene encoding AmmeMemoRadiSam system protein B has product MAGGRARPAAVSGVFYSADPGGLRRQVEWCFRHPLGPGRLPEPWGTGRVAALVVPHAGLTYSGPVAAHAYLRLAEARRPGVIVVIGPDHSGAGSPSALSPEECWQGPLREIPTDHPVKEALQRGGIPLDARGHRQEHSIEVQLPFLQFMGYDGPVVPIVMADQDAATVEHLACALVTALAGRDAVLIASTDLSHQLPHERAVLVDRIAIEALASGDGGRLLREVRHRGITMCGVGPAAAVLEAARRLGCGRVEILQYSTSGEVSGEMGAVVGYVAAAVEAA; this is encoded by the coding sequence TTGGCCGGCGGGCGCGCTCGCCCTGCCGCCGTCAGTGGCGTGTTCTACAGCGCCGACCCCGGCGGGCTGCGCCGACAGGTGGAGTGGTGCTTCAGGCACCCGCTGGGCCCCGGGCGCCTTCCGGAACCCTGGGGCACGGGTCGCGTGGCGGCACTCGTGGTTCCCCATGCCGGACTGACCTATTCGGGGCCGGTTGCGGCCCACGCCTACCTGCGCCTGGCAGAGGCGCGCCGGCCGGGGGTCATCGTGGTGATAGGTCCCGATCACAGCGGCGCCGGTTCGCCATCGGCGCTGTCCCCGGAGGAATGCTGGCAGGGTCCGCTGAGGGAGATCCCCACCGACCATCCCGTCAAGGAGGCGCTGCAGCGCGGAGGCATCCCGCTGGATGCCCGAGGCCACCGCCAGGAGCACTCCATCGAGGTCCAACTTCCTTTCCTGCAGTTCATGGGCTATGATGGACCGGTCGTGCCGATCGTGATGGCCGACCAGGATGCGGCCACAGTGGAGCACCTGGCCTGCGCGCTCGTTACGGCCCTGGCGGGCCGCGACGCGGTTCTCATCGCCTCGACTGACCTGAGTCACCAGCTACCGCATGAGCGCGCTGTTCTGGTGGACCGAATCGCCATCGAGGCGCTGGCTTCCGGTGATGGGGGTCGCCTGCTGCGGGAAGTGCGGCACCGAGGGATCACGATGTGCGGGGTGGGTCCGGCCGCGGCGGTACTCGAGGCCGCGCGCCGCCTTGGATGCGGCCGCGTCGAGATCCTTCAATACTCCACTTCCGGAGAGGTCTCCGGCGAGATGGGTGCGGTAGTGGGCTACGTGGCCGCGGCGGTCGAAGCCGCCTAG
- the cutA gene encoding divalent-cation tolerance protein CutA, with product MSEPLVVLVTAGGRDEADRVAAALVEERLAACVNVVPGVRSVYRWQDRVERADELLLVIKTARHLLTDLVARVAGLHSYTVPEVVALPIRGGSAAYLDWLAGAVLPEAGAGEPPGE from the coding sequence ATGAGCGAACCTCTGGTTGTGCTGGTTACCGCCGGCGGCCGTGATGAGGCGGATCGCGTGGCAGCGGCGTTGGTGGAAGAACGGCTGGCTGCCTGCGTGAACGTGGTGCCCGGGGTGCGCTCGGTGTACCGCTGGCAGGATCGGGTCGAGCGCGCGGACGAACTGCTGCTCGTGATCAAGACCGCCCGTCACCTCCTGACCGACCTGGTGGCGCGCGTGGCGGGCCTCCATTCGTACACGGTGCCGGAGGTGGTTGCTCTCCCCATCAGGGGAGGGTCGGCTGCCTATCTCGACTGGCTGGCAGGTGCCGTGCTACCGGAGGCCGGCGCCGGGGAGCCTCCGGGGGAGTAG
- a CDS encoding HEAT repeat domain-containing protein: MPEAGKADELQRYLQQLESHDVTVRSDAAHALGKLGDESAVPALARALQDSDEYVRKSAVVALKRISGSAAGEALRAALADRSEQVVLQAVNGLRDLRDRGAVEPLIRVLARRERSLQLAATEALMRIGPDAVGPLLATCEDKVLRRKIGAQVMKILIEVGPRAIETLLEAVEQESQSIRATAISVLGRVGDQRIIRPLVDLFLRDQRMQEAVVATLARLEERGVQDGGEGVHVDREVSPTRMVVEALGGRPRNEVIEQLRVALENPVPKVRRFALRALFALFGDGALDQFIASLEDEDVEVKRLAIRILGKLRNKRVIEPLVLLVQREGGEHLEEAVWNTLKVLTDLREFEQLRARVAKERTGTRPAPRKARSLRDVSPDWWREQD, translated from the coding sequence ATGCCGGAGGCCGGCAAGGCCGACGAGCTACAGCGCTACCTGCAGCAGCTCGAGAGCCACGATGTGACCGTTCGCAGCGACGCGGCGCACGCGCTCGGCAAGCTCGGCGACGAGTCCGCCGTGCCGGCGCTGGCGCGCGCCCTGCAAGACTCCGACGAATACGTGCGCAAGAGCGCCGTCGTGGCCCTCAAGCGCATCAGCGGGTCCGCCGCCGGCGAGGCCCTGCGTGCCGCGCTTGCGGACCGAAGCGAGCAGGTGGTCCTCCAGGCCGTGAACGGCCTGCGCGACCTGCGCGACCGGGGCGCGGTGGAGCCGCTGATCCGCGTTCTTGCCCGCCGTGAGAGGTCGCTGCAACTGGCGGCCACCGAGGCCCTCATGCGGATTGGGCCAGATGCGGTTGGACCGCTGCTGGCCACCTGTGAGGACAAGGTGTTGCGGCGCAAGATCGGCGCACAGGTCATGAAGATCCTTATCGAGGTGGGGCCACGCGCGATTGAGACGCTCCTCGAGGCAGTGGAGCAGGAGAGCCAGAGCATCAGGGCCACGGCGATCTCGGTCCTGGGGCGCGTCGGGGATCAGCGCATCATACGGCCCCTGGTGGACCTGTTCCTTCGCGATCAGCGCATGCAGGAAGCGGTGGTGGCCACCTTGGCCCGTCTGGAGGAGCGCGGTGTCCAGGACGGCGGCGAGGGCGTCCATGTCGACCGCGAGGTCAGCCCCACGCGCATGGTAGTGGAGGCTCTGGGGGGTCGCCCGCGTAACGAGGTTATCGAGCAACTGCGCGTGGCGCTTGAGAACCCCGTGCCCAAGGTGCGGCGATTCGCTCTGAGAGCCCTCTTTGCCCTCTTCGGCGACGGTGCCTTGGATCAGTTCATTGCCTCGCTTGAGGATGAGGACGTTGAGGTAAAGCGGCTGGCGATACGCATCCTTGGCAAGCTTCGCAACAAGCGTGTGATCGAGCCGCTCGTGTTGCTGGTGCAGCGCGAGGGCGGCGAGCACCTGGAAGAAGCCGTCTGGAACACGCTGAAGGTTCTGACCGACCTACGCGAGTTCGAACAGCTTCGCGCGCGGGTGGCCAAGGAGCGGACCGGTACGCGCCCCGCCCCCCGAAAGGCCAGGTCGCTGCGTGACGTGTCGCCGGATTGGTGGCGCGAGCAGGACTAG
- the hpt gene encoding hypoxanthine phosphoribosyltransferase gives MATPEISQVLLTEEQIRVRVRDLAAEIDRDYAGRALLMVTVLKGALYFLADLTRAMEIPLAIDFMAISSYRGGKGPSGAVRLIKDLDEDLTGRHVLLVEDIIDTGLTASYILRALQARDPADLAICTLLDKTARRIAHTLPIRYRGFEVPDLFLVGYGLDYRQFHRNLPYVGVIGDDFLRREPASS, from the coding sequence ATGGCGACGCCCGAGATCAGCCAGGTGCTCCTAACCGAGGAGCAGATCCGCGTGCGGGTGCGCGACCTGGCGGCCGAAATAGACCGTGACTACGCGGGGCGCGCCTTGCTGATGGTGACGGTCCTCAAAGGCGCGCTCTACTTTCTGGCCGATCTCACCCGGGCGATGGAGATACCGCTGGCCATTGACTTCATGGCCATCAGCTCCTACCGGGGCGGCAAGGGCCCCTCGGGCGCCGTCCGCCTCATCAAGGACCTCGACGAGGACCTAACCGGCCGGCACGTGCTGCTGGTAGAGGACATAATTGATACGGGCCTCACGGCCTCCTACATCCTGCGAGCCCTCCAGGCGCGCGACCCGGCCGACCTGGCGATCTGCACGCTGCTTGACAAGACCGCACGGCGGATAGCCCACACACTGCCGATCCGCTACCGCGGGTTCGAGGTGCCCGACCTGTTCCTGGTCGGCTACGGCCTGGACTACCGGCAGTTCCACAGGAACCTCCCGTACGTCGGCGTGATCGGAGACGACTTTCTGCGACGCGAGCCCGCGTCCTCCTGA
- a CDS encoding ABC transporter ATP-binding protein, producing the protein MTREQTPATPADTAPVGLSELLLLRDIKKTFPGVVANDGVTLRVRAGEVHALLGENGAGKTTLMNVLYGIHQPDGGEIWLRGRQVCIRSPRDALALGIGMVPQHFLLVRRHTVAENVALGLPGVGFIAPTRQVEPRIREMADRYGLSVDPRAYIWQLSPSEQQRVEIIKVLIRGAKILILDEPTSVLTPQEAHALFEVLRRMKLEGHAVIFISHKLDEVAEIADRVTVMRKGRGVATLPVAETDRRLLARLMVGRDVEFRLTKEERTPDGEAIVVENLAAKNDRGLPALRGISLTVHRGEILGIAGVAGNGQRELVEVVTGLRPATGGRITVRGKDVTNLSARAVHGAGVAHIPEDRMRMGIVPGMSVAENLALRDYRHPPFSRGPVMDRRAIEEFARRMIAEYEIVAPGPATPTRLLSGGNIQKLILSRELSGHPDVIVAAHPTSGLDVSATEQIHRLLLRHRGEGAAVLLVSEDLDEILALSDRVAVLFSGEIAGVVDAAQFDRERIGLLMMGQRA; encoded by the coding sequence ATGACGCGAGAGCAAACTCCCGCTACTCCAGCCGACACCGCTCCTGTCGGTTTGTCCGAATTGCTCCTCCTGCGGGACATCAAGAAGACCTTCCCGGGCGTGGTGGCCAACGACGGGGTGACACTGCGGGTACGGGCCGGGGAAGTCCATGCCTTGCTCGGCGAGAACGGCGCCGGCAAAACCACCCTGATGAACGTACTGTACGGAATCCATCAGCCCGACGGCGGCGAGATCTGGCTGCGGGGGCGGCAGGTGTGCATTCGGTCGCCCCGCGATGCCCTGGCGCTCGGCATCGGCATGGTCCCCCAGCACTTCCTCCTGGTCCGTAGGCACACCGTCGCCGAGAACGTCGCTCTCGGGCTTCCGGGGGTGGGTTTCATCGCTCCGACCCGGCAGGTCGAACCGCGGATAAGAGAAATGGCAGACCGGTACGGCTTGTCGGTGGATCCCCGGGCCTACATCTGGCAGCTCTCACCCAGTGAGCAGCAGCGTGTTGAGATCATCAAGGTACTGATCCGGGGAGCGAAGATTCTCATCCTGGACGAGCCCACGAGCGTGCTCACCCCGCAGGAGGCCCACGCGCTGTTCGAGGTGTTGCGCCGGATGAAGCTGGAGGGCCACGCGGTAATCTTCATCTCGCACAAGCTGGATGAGGTCGCCGAGATCGCCGACCGCGTGACCGTCATGCGCAAGGGGCGGGGAGTGGCCACGCTGCCGGTCGCGGAGACCGACAGGCGCCTTCTGGCGCGGCTGATGGTCGGCCGGGACGTGGAGTTCCGGCTCACCAAGGAGGAGCGCACCCCCGACGGTGAGGCGATCGTCGTTGAGAATCTTGCGGCCAAGAACGATCGCGGCCTACCGGCCCTGCGGGGGATCTCCCTCACCGTGCACCGGGGAGAGATCCTGGGCATCGCCGGCGTGGCGGGAAACGGTCAGCGCGAATTGGTGGAGGTAGTAACCGGGCTGCGCCCTGCAACCGGCGGCCGCATCACGGTACGGGGGAAGGACGTCACCAACCTGTCCGCGCGCGCGGTGCACGGGGCAGGCGTGGCACACATCCCCGAGGACCGGATGCGCATGGGAATCGTGCCGGGCATGTCGGTCGCCGAGAACCTGGCGCTTCGGGACTACCGCCACCCGCCGTTCTCCCGCGGGCCTGTGATGGACCGCAGGGCGATAGAGGAGTTCGCACGCCGGATGATCGCTGAGTACGAGATCGTCGCCCCAGGGCCCGCCACCCCGACGCGGCTGCTCTCCGGGGGGAACATCCAGAAGCTGATTCTCAGCCGCGAGCTGTCGGGCCATCCCGACGTGATCGTAGCGGCTCACCCCACCTCCGGGCTGGACGTCAGCGCCACGGAGCAGATCCACCGGCTGCTCCTGCGGCACCGTGGGGAAGGGGCAGCGGTTCTCCTGGTGTCTGAGGATCTGGACGAGATCCTGGCGCTGTCCGACCGCGTCGCGGTGCTGTTTTCGGGCGAGAT